One Clavibacter zhangzhiyongii genomic region harbors:
- a CDS encoding DUF3515 domain-containing protein, which translates to MTPRRPARALRTAAAAAAACGIALVLAGCAPTVSLEAAPAATDPLCADVVVHLPAQLGTAPLRETDAQGTGAWGDPQSTVILRCGVATPGPTTDACISYDDVDWVEDDSRAPDIRYTTYGRTPAVEVVIDSTQASYTALTDLSGVVSVIPQTAECVSAQDLGDAPPPGS; encoded by the coding sequence ATGACTCCCCGCCGCCCCGCCCGCGCCCTGCGCACCGCCGCCGCCGCAGCCGCCGCGTGCGGCATCGCCCTCGTCCTCGCCGGCTGCGCGCCCACGGTCTCGCTCGAGGCCGCCCCGGCCGCGACGGATCCGCTGTGCGCCGACGTGGTCGTCCACCTCCCCGCCCAGCTCGGCACCGCGCCGCTGCGCGAGACCGACGCCCAGGGGACGGGCGCGTGGGGCGACCCGCAGAGCACCGTCATCCTCCGCTGCGGCGTGGCGACCCCCGGGCCCACGACCGACGCGTGCATCAGCTACGACGACGTCGACTGGGTGGAGGACGACTCGCGCGCGCCCGACATCCGCTACACGACCTATGGCCGCACGCCCGCCGTCGAGGTCGTCATCGACTCGACCCAGGCGAGCTACACCGCGCTCACCGACCTCAGCGGCGTGGTGTCCGTGATCCCGCAGACCGCGGAGTGCGTCAGCGCGCAGGACCTGGGCGACGCGCCGCCTCCCGGGAGCTGA